One genomic region from Mangifera indica cultivar Alphonso chromosome 17, CATAS_Mindica_2.1, whole genome shotgun sequence encodes:
- the LOC123201106 gene encoding probable 2-oxoglutarate/Fe(II)-dependent dioxygenase produces MSVQQAEPISVSKNVEIMSINGDQPPSEFIVKEFQFGSIDTSPPLGPFPVIDISHFSNSSSPEAQLQLENLRSSLSSSGCFQAIGHGISESFLDKVREVATQFFAFPEEEKLFYGRAVNESEGYGSDRVVSQKQVLDWSQRLSLTVFPEDKRRLNLWPQNPSQFSEILDEYAMKIKTVTEVLFKAIAKSLNVDEESFSNQFGARAQTKARFNFYPPCSRPDLVLGVKPHTDRSGITILLQDKDVEGLQVCINGKWYRVPVISNALLVNLGDQMQIMTNGIYKSPMHRVVTNTERLRMSLALFIEPEPEREIGPVEDLIDEQRPRIYRNVKDYGAINYECYQKGLVALETVKV; encoded by the exons ATGTCCGTCCAACAAGCTGAACCCATTTCAGTGTCAAAGAATGTTGAAATAATGTCCATAAATGGCGATCAACCACCTTCAGAATTCATTGTTAAAGAATTCCAATTTGGGTCTATTGATACTTCTCCACCTTTAGGTCCATTTCCAGTCATTGACATCTCTCACTTCTCCAACTCTTCCTCTCCAGAAGCACAACTTCAACTAGAAAATCTCAGATCATCTCTTAGCTCCTCTGGTTGCTTCCAG GCAATTGGGCATGGGATTTCGGAATCATTTCTTGACAAAGTACGTGAAGTTGCAACACAATTTTTTGCTTTTCCGGAGGAAGAGAAGCTTTTTTATGGTCGAGCTGTTAATGAATCAGAAGGGTATGGAAGTGACAGGGTTGTCTCTCAAAAACAAGTTCTTGATTGGTCTCAGCGCTTGTCTCTAACTGTATTTCCTGAAGATAAACGAAGGCTCAATCTTTGGCCTCAAAACCCATCTCAATTTAG TGAGATCCTTGATGAATATGCAATGAAGATAAAGACAGTAACAGAGGTTCTGTTCAAGGCTATCGCAAAGTCACTGAATGTAGATGAAGAAAGTTTCTCTAATCAGTTTGGAGCAAGAGCTCAAACGAAAGCACGGTTTAACTTCTATCCGCCATGTTCCAGACCCGATTTGGTTCTTGGGGTCAAACCCCATACGGATAGATCGGGAATTACAATTCTCCTCCAAGATAAAGATGTCGAAGGTCTTCAAGTTTGCATCAATGGTAAATGGTATAGAGTTCCTGTCATATCTAATGCTCTTCTTGTCAATCTTGGTGATCAAATGCAG ATAATGACTAATGGAATATACAAGAGCCCAATGCACAGGGTGGTGACAAACACAGAAAGGTTGAGGATGTCTTTAGCCTTGTTCATTGAACCCGAGCCGGAAAGAGAGATAGGACCGGTGGAGGATTTGATAGATGAGCAAAGACCAAGGATATATCGAAATGTGAAGGATTATGGCGCTATCAACTACGAGTGCTATCAGAAAGGACTGGTAGCACTTGAAACTGTTAAAGTTTAG